In a single window of the Montipora capricornis isolate CH-2021 chromosome 11, ASM3666992v2, whole genome shotgun sequence genome:
- the LOC138023990 gene encoding alginate lyase 7-like isoform X2: MVSRKAPNFLSMTDNGPAGVTNVKQPGANLAAAVGDGTSDDTSAIQAIINHAARTSNNQVFFPPGEYLVSRDIVIRGSVEISGTESGIAIIKASIPYAKKIYNASPVNAVALKHLWLDGIRVEFNGGAQGISSTNDIEVFSCVFFSTASPTVTNAEKQQLKLAHLTNCTVERCVFLRDSSAFGVASKFSKTKRLSFNDNVCGLALSKVDWLSTELEPARDWLVQKQKLGFLKTHYNLADDQGFFKSCLYDQCDEEMRIFKNVFNGSPNTGSLHKDHVVYLKGFKTMVFEKNYARGWPADPSGGIKARNGEDLWLARNYIDGTGILMYTHNKTKNCLNDGFENVVIYGNHIVQRSNYGHRASGISYYEPHFTGRDENVKYSANEFEFIGVSDPTIYECIWLTNAALSHHHVYQDNVYYGTTTKVKLEARNTTPSFQTGNISIQIKNRFNYLPYKLNIPTY; this comes from the exons GTGTCTAGAAAAG CCCCCAACTTCCTGTCCATGACAGATAACGGCCCTGCTGGAGTGACGAACGTGAAGCAACCTGGGGCTAATTTAGCAGCTGCTGTTGGAGACGGAACAAGCGATGACACTTCCGCCATTCAGGCTATCATTAACCACGCAGCAAGAACCAGCAATAATCAGGTTTTCTTTCCTCCTGGTGAATACCTGGTGAGCAGAGACATTGTTATCCGCGGCTCCGTAGAAATTAGTGGCACGGAGAGTGGTATTGCGATCATCAAGGCATCAATACCATATGCCAAGAAAATATATAACGCCTCACCTGTGAACGCAGTTGCATTGAAACATTTGTGGCTTGATGGAATTCGTGTGGAATTTAATGGTGGAGCCCAGGGAATATCATCTACAAACGATATTGAAGTGTTTAGCTGTGTATTCTTTTCAACGGCAAGTCCAACTGTAACGAATGCAGAGAAGCAACAATTGAAACTGGCACACCTTACAAACTGTACGGTGGAGAGATGTGTGTTTTTGCGCGATTCAAGCGCATTTGGAGTTGCGTCCAAATTTAGCAAGACAAAAAGATTAAGCTTTAACGACAACGTTTGTGGGCTCGCCTTGAGTAAGGTAGACTGGTTGTCCACCGAACTTGAACCAGCAAGGGACTGGCTCGTTCAAAAACAGAAGTTAGGATTTCTTAAGACTCACTACAATCTTGCAGATGACCAAGGCTTCTTTAAGAGTTGCCTTTATGACCAATGCGACGAAGAAATGAGaatatttaaaaatgttttcaacgGAAGTCCCAACACTGGTTCCCTTCACAAAGACCACGTGGTGTATCTCAAAGGGTTCAAAACAATggtttttgagaaaaactaCGCCCGAGGCTGGCCAGCTGACCCCTCGGGTGGCATCAAAGCTCGTAATGGTGAAGACCTGTGGCTTGCCCGCAATTACATCGACGGCACGGGAATCCTGATGTACACTcacaataaaaccaaaaactgtCTAAACGATGGTTTTGAGAACGTTGTTATCTACGGAAATCATATCGTACAGCGAAGCAACTACGGGCATCGCGCAAGTGGCATAAGTTACTATGAGCCTCATTTTACTGGGAGAGATGAGAACGTCAAGTATTCTGCCAATGAATTTGAGTTTATTGGTGTCAGCGACCCGACTATTTATGAATGCATCTGGCTGACCAACGCTGCTCTGTCCCATCATCACGTGTACCAAGACAATGTGTATTATGGTACCACAACGAAAGTCAAGCTGGAAGCAAGAAACACTACTCCATCGTTTCAGACGGGAAACATCAGTATACAAATAAAAAATCGATTCAATTATCTTCCTTACAAATTGAATATCCCAACATATTAG